Proteins encoded in a region of the Coffea eugenioides isolate CCC68of chromosome 4, Ceug_1.0, whole genome shotgun sequence genome:
- the LOC113768283 gene encoding probable LRR receptor-like serine/threonine-protein kinase At2g16250 isoform X3, giving the protein MARIYDNWERLVDATIRREQLRLSALRTPSDLSLAASVSSSPSSSFRFSDFNFPIISVGDSFSYEQILRATGNLNESNLIKRGHSGDLFYGVFEDGIQVVVKKIEISSSVKRELAFISEVEVLGKVSHSRLVPFLGHCFENMKEGFLVYKYMPFKDLFSLYYKKTAPEHHEDLTSLDWIKRLKIAIGAAEGLCYLHNHCHPPLVHRDIQASSILLDDNFEVRLGSLTQVCSEEKDRTSPNTIARFLRLSKGSEQGTSGLGASDGTRAYDVYCFGKLLLELVTGKLVKDTSDNSSMEDLIANTLPYISPSNKKLVLDILDSSLIVEKNVSTQVWAVAFVAKACLSPKPSKRPQMPQVLIALKHAKRPSLTISENPGLTMTKTLDGSEITGSGTSPENNRFVEAEKSYQRGEILAHPNLKIFTYSELMVATRDFAEDTVLGRGEHGRVYQGWLDNKSNSDTPSVIAVKKLDSKETLGFGKWKSVLNTLGRLSHPNVTKLLGYCSKNNELLLVYEFMQKGSLENHLFRRDSAVQPLPWNIRFEILIGAARGLAFLHASELYGFFTQKGRRQGFYQFFEPSNILLDSDVMFIALLNVVRYQETICCL; this is encoded by the exons ATGGCTAGAATTTACGACAACTGGGAAAGACTTGTAGATGCCACAATCCGCAGAGAGCAGTTGAGACTCAGCGCTCTAAGGACCCCAAGTGACCTTTCCTTAGCAGCATCTGTGTCATCTTCCCCCTCGTCCTCCTTTAGATTCAGTGATTTCAATTTTCCCATCATTTCGGTCGGGGATTCATTTAGTTATGAACAAATTCTTCGAGCCACTGGGAACTTGAACGAGTCCAATCTCATCAAGCGTGGACACTCGGGGGATCTCTTTTACGGTGTTTTTGAAGATGGGATTCAGGTGGTGGTTAAGAAGATTGAGATTTCAAGCTCAGTCAAGAGGGAGCTGGCGTTTATATCAGAAGTGGAAGTTCTTGGCAAGGTTTCACATTCTAGATTGGTCCCTTTCCTGGGGCACTGTTTTGAGAACATGAAAGAGGGGTTCCTTGTTTACAAGTACATGCCATTTAAGGATCTGTTTTCCTTGTACTATAAAAAAACTGCTCCAGAACATCACGAAGATTTAACGTCGTTGGATTGGATAAAGAGGTTGAAGATTGCAATTGGAGCTGCCGAAGGTCTGTGCTACCTACACAATCATTGTCATCCGCCCCTTGTTCACAG AGATATTCAAGCTAGCAGTATACTTCTTGATGATAACTTTGAGGTCCGGTTAGGAAGCCTTACTCAAGTATGTTCTGAAGAAAAAGACAGAACCAGTCCGAACACGATTGCCAGGTTCCTACGGTTGTCAAA GGGATCTGAACAAGGCACTTCTG GGCTAGGTGCATCTGATGGAACTCGTGCCTATGACGTTTATTGCTTTGGAAAGCTTCTGCTTGAACTAGTTACTGGCAAACTGGTTAAGGATACTTCCGATAACTCCAGTATGGAGGATTTGATTGCAAATACTCTGCCTTACATCAGTCCATCCAATAAGAAACTTGTTTTAGACATTTTGGACTCGTCTTTAATCGTAGAAAAGAATGTTTCAACGCAAGTTTGGGCAGTTGCTTTTGTTGCCAAGGCCTGCCTCAGTCCAAAGCCTTCTAAGCGACCTCAAATGCCACAGGTTCTGATAGCTTTAAAACATGCTAAAAGACCAAGTTTGACCATTTCTGAAAATCCAGGTCTGACAATGACAAAAACACTTGATGGATCTGAAATAACAG GCAGCGGAACATCACCTGAGAACAACAGATTTGTGGAAGCTGAGAAGTCTTATCAAAGGGGGGAGATTTTGGCCCACCCAAATTTAAAGATTTTCACTTATTCAGAACTCATGGTTGCTACTAGAGATTTTGCAGAGGATACGGTACTGGGAAGAGGTGAACATGGGAGAGTATACCAAGGGTGGCTTGATAACAAGTCAAACAGTGACACCCCATCGGTAATTGCTGTTAAGAAACTGGATTCTAAAGAAACGCTAGGATTTGGAAAATGGAAG TCTGTCTTGAACACGCTTGGAAGGCTGTCTCATCCTAATGTCACGAAGCTCCTTGGATACTGCAGCAAGAATAACGAGCTGCTACTTGTATATGAGTTTATGCAAAAGGGCAGCTTGGAGAATCACCTCTTCAGAA GGGACTCTGCAGTTCAGCCACTTCCATGGAACATAAGATTTGAGATTTTAATCGGAGCAGCACGAGGTCTGGCTTTCTTGCATGCATCAGAGCTATATGGTTTCTTTACCCAAAAAGGAAGGAGGCAAGGTTTCTACCAATTCTTTGAGCCCTCAAACATATTGCTTGATAGT